Below is a window of Moorella thermoacetica DNA.
ACGGTGATTGAGAAGGTCTTCCAGACCGGCGGCGAAGCCCTCCGGGATCAGGGTATCCGGGTGGAGTCCCTGGTACAGATTGGTAGCTTGGCTGGGGGACAAATTGAATTTTTAAATTAATTTTTAACTCCTGAGCAGGATTTTATATTTTTTTAGCGAAGTAATAATTAAACAGCTCCATAAGCGACTTCCGAGTTGTCCTCTCCCACCGGGAAGGGCAAACGTCAGGGCCGGGGAGCAATCCCTTGACCTGCTATTGGGCAAAGGAAGGTACTCTTTGTAGGGGAGTACCTTTTTCTTTTTAACTGTAATAATAAACTGGCAGCCCATAAGTTAGCTTCCCGTTTTTTACCTGAATTTTTACCTGGAGGTGGTGGGGCAAAGGCGAGGCAGTAAATATAAATGTCGAATTTATAATGAAAATCGCGAAAGGGGGAATTATCTTGCCTAAGGTACTGGTAGTCGATCAGGGTAAATGCACCGCCTGCCGGCGCTGCGAGCTGGCCTGCTCTTTCAAACATACCGGCGAATTCAATCCTGCGGCAGCCCGGCTGACAGTGGCTGTTTTCCTTGATGACGATTATTATCAACCGGTGGTCTGCCAGCACTGTGACGAACCGGCCTGCATGGCCGTCTGCCCGGCAGGTGCCATCAGCCGCGATGTAAAAACTAATGCCGTGATCATCGACGAAGATCGCTGTATCGGTTGTCGTATGTGCATCATGGCCTGCCCCTTTGGCGGGACCGATTACTCGGTTTCCGAGCAAAAGGTAGTAAAATGCGACCTTTGCGGGGGCGAACCGGAGTGCGTCCTAAACTGTCCCTGGGGCGCCATTGAATATAAAGAACCGGCAGGCCAGGCCCTGGACAGGCGCGAGCAGGTGGCTCGCAAAGTCCAGGCCGCTCTACGGGAGGTGGTTTAAATGTATGGTTGGACCGGACAGTTACTGCGCGTAAACTTGAGCAACGGTAAGTGCAGGACGGAAAGGTTAGACCCGATCCTGGCCCGGGATTACGTCGGCGCCAGGGGGCTGGCCAGCAAAATTCTCTGGAATGAAATTGATCCTCAGGTCGACCCCCTGGCCCCGGAGAACAAGCTCATATTTATGACCGGGCCCCTCACCGGGACTACGGCTATTTCCGGCAACCGTTACAACGTCGTCACCAAATCGCCCCTGACCGGCGCTATCGCCGCCTCCAGCTCCGGCGGTTACTTTGGCAGCGAACTCAAGTACGCCGGCTTTGATGGGATTATCTTTGAAGGCCGGGCGCCCGAGCCTGTTTATCTCTGGATTGAAGACGGTTCCTTTGAGTTGCGGCCAGCCGGCGAACTTTGGGGGAAAAACGTCCACGAGACGGAAGACGCTATAAAAGCAGTCACCTGCCCCCATGCTAAAGTGGCTTGCATCGGCCCGGCTGGAGAGAAACTGGTTCGTTTTGCCTGTATAATGAATGATAAAAACCGGGCCGCTGGCCGTTCCGGTGTCGGCGCCGTCATGGGGTCCAAGAACCTGAAGGCCATTGCCGTCCGCGGTCACGGTGGGGTCAAGGTGGCCGATGGGCCGGCGTTCCGGGAAGCGGTCCTGGCGTCCCTGGCCAAGATCAAGGCCAATGATGTCACCCACGGCGGCCTGCCCGCCTACGGCACCGGGGTCCTGGTGAATGTCATCAACGCCCATGGAGGCCTGCCTACCCGAAATTTTCAGACAGGCATCTTTCCAGGAGCGGAAAAAATCAGCGGTGAAGCCCTGGCGGCTACCTACCTGGTGCGCAAGAAGGCCTGCCTGGCCTGCCCCATGGCCTGCGGCCGCGCCACGATGGTACCTTCCGGTCCCTACGCCGGTCATGGTGAAGGGCCGGAGTATGAGGCCCAGTGGTCCCTGGGGGCCGACTGCGGCATTGACGACCTGGCGGCCATCCTCAAGGCTAACTTCCTGGCTAACGAGCTGGGCTATGACCCCATTTCCTTCGGCTCTACCCTGGCCTGTGCTATGGAACTATATGAAAAGGGTTACCTGCCGGCCGGGGATACCGAGGTGCCCCTGGAATTCGGCAATGCCGCCGTCATGGTGGAAACGGCCCGCAAGGTGGGCTACCGGGAGGGTATCGGCGATCTGCTGGCGGAGGGTTCTTACCGCCTGGCATCACGCTACGGTCATCCCGAACTCTCCATGACCAGCAAAAAGCAGGAATACCCGGCCTATGACCCGCGGGCCTTCCAGGGTATCGGCCTGAATTATGCCACCTCCAACCGCGGCGGCTGCCACGTCCGGGGCTATACCATCGCTGCCGAGGCCTTGGGTACTCCTGTCCAGGCGGATCCCCTTTCTTCTGAGGGCAAAGCGGCCCTGGATAAGGCCTTCCAGGATCTGACCGCCCTGGTGGATGCAAGTGGTATCTGCCTCTTCACCACCTTTGCCCTGGGGGCTCCGGATGTCGCCAGCATGCTGGCGACGGCCACCGGCGTGCCCTACACTGAGGAAAGCGGCCTCCTGGCGGGTGAAAGGATCTATAACCTGGAGCGTCTCTTTAATTTCGCCGCCGGCTTAACTAAAGCCGACGATACCCTGGCGCCGCGGCTACTCAATGAACCCATGCCGGAGGGGCCGGCTAAAGGCAAGACATCCGCCCTGACAAAGATGCTGGCCGAGTACTACCAGTTGCGCGGCTGGGACGAAGAAGGCCGGGTCACAGCAGCTACCAGGGAGAGATTGGGGCTGTAGTTAGATACCAGGACTATATTTTCGGAGGAACCGTAATGCAAGTCGAACTCTTAAGTTTCCTGCAGCGGGCGGCCGGGGAAAGCCGGGTAGATATAGACGCGGCTACCGTAAGGGAGCTCCTGGCTGCCCTTTCTTCCCGCTACGGCGAAACTTTTCGCCGCCAGCTTCTGACTGCTGACGGGCAGCTCAAAGCCGGCATAGCCATCTTGATCAACGGCCGCAATATCAACTTTCTGCAGGGGTTAGACACGCCTTTGAACCCCCGGGATAAAGCAACTATTATTCCGCCGGCGGCCGGGGGATAAGGCAGGAAGGTCATCGTTATTCTGGAGGTCTTGGGGGCAATGCGCTATCTAATCATCGGCAACAGCGCCGCCGGGGTGGCCGCGGCCCGGGCCATCCGCCAGGCCGACCCGGCAGGGGAAATCACCATGGTGGGGGACGAACCATATCCTTTCTATGCCCGGGTCCTTACCTCTTACTACCTGGGTGGGCTGGTACCCAGGGATAGGCTCTGGCTGGTGGATAGAGAATGGTATCGCCGGCAGCGTATCCAGCTCTTAACCGGCCGAAGGGCGACGGGGCTTAATACCGGGGCGTGCCGCGTGACCCTTGACGACGGCACGGAGCTGGCTTATGATCGCCTGCTTATAGCCACCGGGGCCTCGCCCCAGCGGGTAGACTTCCCCGGAGCGGGCCTGGCCGGGGTTTTTACCCTGAGGACCATCGACGACGCTGCCGCCATCGGCAAATTCGCCCGGCCCGGCGGCCGGGCGGTAGTCATAGGCGGCGGGCTGGTAGGCCTTAAGGCGGCTGAAGGTCTGCATGCCAGGGGACTCAAGGTGCGCCTGGTTGTCTCCTCAGGCAGGCTTCTTTCCCAGGCCATGGACGATAGCGGGGCGGAACTGGTACGCCGGGCCATGGCCGCCGCCGGGTTTACCATCCACCTGCGGGAGGACGTAGTGGCCCTGGAAGGCCGGGAGCGAGTAATGGCGGCCGTCTTGCGTTCCGGGGCAACGGTACCGGTGGACGTTGCGGTTGTAGGTAAAGGGGTGCGGCCCAATGTCGACTTCCTGTCGGGTTCCGGTGTGGTCGTGAACCGGGGTGTCGTGGTCGACGATTACCTGAGTACCGGTATCCCCGGCGTCTATGCCGCCGGGGACGTGGCCGAGGCCTACGACCGCGCCTGGCAGAAACCGCGCCTGAACGCTATCTGGGGCAACGCCGTGGAGCAGGGCCGCCTGGCCGGGCTCAACATGGCCGGCCACCATACGCCTTACCGCGGCGGCATCGGCCAGAACTCCCTGGTGGTGCACGGCCTGGGAGTCATCAGCGGCGGCATCGTCAACCCGCCGGGGGAAGGCTATGAGGTTATCACCCGCCTGGACGAGAAGCGGTCCCTTTACCGCAAAATCGTCCTCCAGGGCCGGCGACTGGTGGGGATGGTGTCCGTAGGCCCGCCGAATGGTGCCGGCAGCTTCCAGGCCCTCATCGGCAGGGAGGTAAAGGAAAAATATATCGCCAGTTTCCTGGATGGTAGCTTCACCTGGGCCATGGTGGGGCGGTAGCAGGGGGTACCTGCCTCTTAATCCGGGGAAGCGGCGGGTTTTCGCGGCATAAGGGTCGGCAGTTAGCTCAAAGAGCGGGTCTCAAGCCCGCTCTTTGAATTTGGGCAGTAATTTGCTCCCCAGGGAAGTTATGCTAAACTAGAAGCAGGACGGTTGTTGAGGGCAAGTGAGTCGCACGTCGAAAACGGCGCTTTTCTATTTTCACCTGTTTGATGGTAGCTGGATCGGGTGCTTTTGGGGGGTGGTATTACAATGTCCCACCTGGCCCTGGTGGCTCCTTATACTGACCTGGCGGCCCTGGCCAGACAGGTATGCGAAGAACTGGATGAAGACGTAGCCGTCGCTACCGGAGACCTGGCGGAAGGGGTAAGAGTCGCCCGGGATCTGGTGACTAAAGGCGCGGAAGTCATTATCAGCCGCGGGGGCACGGCC
It encodes the following:
- a CDS encoding 4Fe-4S dicluster domain-containing protein is translated as MPKVLVVDQGKCTACRRCELACSFKHTGEFNPAAARLTVAVFLDDDYYQPVVCQHCDEPACMAVCPAGAISRDVKTNAVIIDEDRCIGCRMCIMACPFGGTDYSVSEQKVVKCDLCGGEPECVLNCPWGAIEYKEPAGQALDRREQVARKVQAALREVV
- a CDS encoding aldehyde ferredoxin oxidoreductase family protein, whose translation is MYGWTGQLLRVNLSNGKCRTERLDPILARDYVGARGLASKILWNEIDPQVDPLAPENKLIFMTGPLTGTTAISGNRYNVVTKSPLTGAIAASSSGGYFGSELKYAGFDGIIFEGRAPEPVYLWIEDGSFELRPAGELWGKNVHETEDAIKAVTCPHAKVACIGPAGEKLVRFACIMNDKNRAAGRSGVGAVMGSKNLKAIAVRGHGGVKVADGPAFREAVLASLAKIKANDVTHGGLPAYGTGVLVNVINAHGGLPTRNFQTGIFPGAEKISGEALAATYLVRKKACLACPMACGRATMVPSGPYAGHGEGPEYEAQWSLGADCGIDDLAAILKANFLANELGYDPISFGSTLACAMELYEKGYLPAGDTEVPLEFGNAAVMVETARKVGYREGIGDLLAEGSYRLASRYGHPELSMTSKKQEYPAYDPRAFQGIGLNYATSNRGGCHVRGYTIAAEALGTPVQADPLSSEGKAALDKAFQDLTALVDASGICLFTTFALGAPDVASMLATATGVPYTEESGLLAGERIYNLERLFNFAAGLTKADDTLAPRLLNEPMPEGPAKGKTSALTKMLAEYYQLRGWDEEGRVTAATRERLGL
- a CDS encoding MoaD family protein, whose protein sequence is MQVELLSFLQRAAGESRVDIDAATVRELLAALSSRYGETFRRQLLTADGQLKAGIAILINGRNINFLQGLDTPLNPRDKATIIPPAAGG
- a CDS encoding NAD(P)/FAD-dependent oxidoreductase; protein product: MRYLIIGNSAAGVAAARAIRQADPAGEITMVGDEPYPFYARVLTSYYLGGLVPRDRLWLVDREWYRRQRIQLLTGRRATGLNTGACRVTLDDGTELAYDRLLIATGASPQRVDFPGAGLAGVFTLRTIDDAAAIGKFARPGGRAVVIGGGLVGLKAAEGLHARGLKVRLVVSSGRLLSQAMDDSGAELVRRAMAAAGFTIHLREDVVALEGRERVMAAVLRSGATVPVDVAVVGKGVRPNVDFLSGSGVVVNRGVVVDDYLSTGIPGVYAAGDVAEAYDRAWQKPRLNAIWGNAVEQGRLAGLNMAGHHTPYRGGIGQNSLVVHGLGVISGGIVNPPGEGYEVITRLDEKRSLYRKIVLQGRRLVGMVSVGPPNGAGSFQALIGREVKEKYIASFLDGSFTWAMVGR